CTAACATGGCAATAGCCAAGCTAATCGCTAAGGCTGGAGTGAAGCTGGAGAACATATTCATGGTTGATAGTAAGGGCATACTTCATCCCGGTAGAAAAAAACTTCGAGTGAGTCAACCAGAAAAATGGAAAATGTGTCTTAAGACGAATGGAGAAGGGAGAAAAGGTGGAACATCAGATGCGATGAAGGGTGCTGATGTATGCATAGCTTTTTCGAGACCTGACCCAGGAACCATCACTAAAAAGATGGTTAAATCAATGAATGACGATGCAATAGTTTTTGCTTGCGCTAATCCTGTGCCAGAGATTCTTCCTAATGATGCAAAAGAAGCGGGAGCAAGAATTGTGGCTACTGGGCTTTCTGGCTTGCCAAACCAAATTAATAATTCGTTAGGTTTTCCTGCGATATTTAGAGGAGTACTTGATGTAAGAGCTTCTAAGATTACAGATGAGATGTGCATGGCAGCAGCTTTAGAGTTGGCAAATGCAGCTGAGGAGGAAGGACTTAACGAGAATTTTATTATACCAACAATGGATAGTTGGGAGGTCTACCCTCGAGAGGCTGTAGCTGTTGCAGAGAAAGCTATAGAACAAGGAATTGCAAAAATAAAAAAGAGCCGCAAAGAGTTATTTGACGATGCCTACTCAATAATAAAAAATTCCAGGGAAAAATCATTTTTATTGATTAAGAGTGCGCAAGAATCAGCGCGCGCGCGCTCTTAATCTTAATTAGCAGATTATCTAGAAAATATATATGTACATATTATGTATTTACAAAATATACATTATCTATAAAGCTATAGACTATCTACATAATATTAGCGCGTGCGCCCTAAAATGCATAAGAAATTCTATTCTCCAATTTTATAATTTTTATCCTAAGCGCGCGTGCTAATAGGAGAAAATTGAAAATGAAGAATTTGCTAGCAAATAGAAAAGCCGTATCGCCTGTAATTGCGACTCTACTAGTAATCGCTATCGCAGTTGCCGCAGCACTTCTGGTATACGTGTGGGCCATGGGTCTTATCGGAGGACTACAAACTGGAGGCGGTGAACAAGTCACTGAGCAGATCACACTTGATGTTTATGATTGGAATGCTTCAAGCGGTTCATTAGAGATGTACCTTCGTAACGTAGGTAGAGCTGAGATTGTAGTTGACGAGTTATATGTATCCACTAATGCGGGAATCGAAGTATTCGATGGTGCCACTGCAGCAACTGGCGGTACTGGTGACATACCTATTGGTACGTATGAAATCTTCACTTGCGGTGTAACCGCAGGCAACCTGACCCCTGGTGCAGCTTATACTATAAAAGTTGTTACAGAATCAGGCGGTGTGTTCACCTATTCGGCTGTAGCCGGTCGTGCGGCTTAGTTTAAACTCTATTCCCTTTTTTTTATGAGTTTGTAATTGAGCCTGTAGAGTTATGGATTCTAATCCCTTGTTAGATATCTTGTACTGCAATTGTTGCGAATCTAATTTAAACAGTAAAAAAAATTCTTTCCTTTTATTTCGGATGACAATAATAATCAAAATATCGCTAGCGCGCGCTTACAACTAATAATGGCACTATTAATGATAGTCCTTATCTATGCCATTCACCTACATATTCTACATAAATAGGTTATTGGGAAAGCGGAATCTTGAGTTTCGCTTCTAGCATTATAAGGCGTTTTTCTCAATCTCCAGCTAAGAACTGCTAATTTTCCTACCTAATTCGATTCCGCCCAAAAAATAACTGTTGCCATAGGAAAAATATGCTTGCGGCTTTTGTATTTATAAGTACTGAATTGGGAGAAGAAAAAAATCTCCTCAAACAATTAAGAAGCATCAGCAATGTAAAAGAAGCACACATAGTTTACGGTGTTTATGATATAGTAGTCAAGGTCGAAGCTGAAACAATGGACAAGTTGAAGGAAATAGTGGCTCTTAAAATTCGAAGTCTAAGTGATGTAAGAAGTACTACAACAATGACCGTTGCTGAAGGAATCTGGAAACACTTGCATAACGTGCGCTATATCCCAAAATAAACAAGTTCTAACAATGGCGCTTACTTGTTTTACAAATTTTAACGCGTGCAGTATAAATTACAACATAAGAATGGAAACCGGCTGATATTCCAGAGGAGACTCGCTCGTACGAGTTAATTTATAACAAAACTCCTTTTTTAAAGCGATGCGTAAGTTGCAAGGTCGCCCAGGACTCCAGTTTTATTACACAATATATGGCATGCATTTACTGACAATAAATTTTAACGCCTGTGTAATGGTTAAAGTTATTGAAAGGTAGAATTGTAAAATGGTAGAAGCAATGGGAGAGAAGGATAAGATCATAAATATTTCAATCAATGGCAAAGTCTATTCACTGGAAGTTAATGCACGCTGGACTCTTCTTCAATTAATTAGAGATAAAATTGGGAAACCGAATGCAGAAGAACACAGAAGAGGTCTCTTGGGAACACCCGAAGGTTGTTGTTTAGGTGAATGTGGAGCTTGTACGGTAATAGCAAACGGAAAGGCTATTCTTGCATGTCAGACTTTGGCGATTGCAGCGGATGGATGGAAAGTAACCACAATAGAAGCAGAGGATCCCTTCTTACGTTCTATACAAGATTCCTTTAAAGAATATACTGCATTCCAATGTGGGGTATGCACTCCTGGATTTATAATGTCGGCTAATGCACTACTTGACAAGAATCCTAGCCCAACAGAGGATGAAGTAAGAGAGGTGATCTCGGGCAATTTTTGTAGATGCGGATCTTATGATAGGATCATAAAGGCAGTAATGAGCGCAAGCAGCTCACCTTTGCCCGAAGACGTTAACAAGCATTATGTTGGGAGACTTGAACCCTTCATGGAGAATATGGAAGGACAGGGGTATTCTGGTCTTAGACATATGGGTAAACGCATACCAGATGCAAACGCAGAAGCTATAGTAACGGGAAAGGTTAACTACACACATAACATAAAGTTGCATGGGATGCTTCATGCAAAATTCGTTAGAAGTCCTTATGCAAGTGCAATTATAAAAAACATAGAAAGCGCCATAAATAATTTCAAATCAAAAAATAAAAAGCTAAGTTCACGCGTAAGAATTTTCACAGGTACCTCTCCTGAGTTTGCAAATAAATTTTTCATCGATGAACCTCTGTTAGCCTTTAATGAGGTTTATTATAATGGCGAACCTGTGGCAATAGTTGTTGCTGAAAGCATAGAGGATGCCGAGGACGCAGTATATGCTATCAACAAGGAATTAGAGTATGAAGAAAGGAAGAGGGTAGTTATAGATGTTGAAGAAGCTGCCAGCGAGATGCCATCAGAAGTAGTTCACGAACCAAAATTAATCACTTCACCTTTCGAGCCTGAAAGACCGAATGTTATCAATTGTCTTTATGTAAGAAGCGGCTCATATACAGATACTAATAATACGGATACAGTTTCCGAAGCTATCTTTAATGAGAATGCTGGCGTATTCGTAGTGGAAAAGGAGTTTGATTTGCATGCTGATCCTCATGCCCCCATTGTCCATCCTAATGCAGTAGCTGATTATTCTAATGGTTCACTCACTGTCTGGTTGGACGTTCAAAATATTTCTACAATGCCTTATTTTGCAGCGGATTTTGCTGATGTGCCTTCTGATAAATTCATTCTCAAGGGACCACAGATATGTGCTGGAGGTTACGGAGGTAAGAACGTTGGCTTTCCTGGATTCTATGCTGCCATACTTACAAAGGCGATGAAACGACCAGTAAGAGTAATGTTTAATAAACAAGAAAGCATGCTGCACGCATCAAGACCGTGGATTAAGACAAAAATAAAGATAGGCGCAAAGAAGAAGAAAAGTACTAATGCAGAGACTGGTGAATCAATTGAAAATGGTGAATTTACAGGAATAGAAGTAACATTCTATAACGGTGGGCCGTACGCTCGACTTAGCAAAGTAATACTGGAAAGGGCCAGAGAAGCGATCACTTGCACATACAACTGGGGACCCAAAGACAAAGAACCCAATATAATGCTAACTGGGTATACAAGCTATACCAATCATTGTAATATTATGCCATATAGGGGGATTGGTTCACTTGAAGCTCACTTCCCAATGGAAACTGCGATAAACATGCTAGCAGAAAAAATGAAAATAGATCCATTAAAGCTGAGGTTAAATAATCTAGTCAAAGAGGGAGAGATCACTGCTCTAAATGAGAAAGTACGCAGTATGGGGGCTGAGCCTTGTTTCAAAAAGATACAACAAATGATGAAGGATGAGTGGGGTCCAAAAACCAAAGTTAAGGAACCTTGGGTCGTTGGTAGAGGATTTGCCGCAGCTAACAAATATTCCCAAGGCATGATGGTTGAAAATAAGATAATACTGAAACTAAAAACATATGAAAAAATTGATAAGAAATTTGAAGTTGAGATTATAGCCGACAGTATAGATATAGGACAAGGCATGAATACAATTAGTAGACAATTTGTTGCTGAGGCATTTAACATACCGATTGAAAACGTTACGAAAGTTGAAGCGGATACATCAAAAACCCCATACACATCAAACTCTTTCTCAAGCTCAGCAACAGTAGACTGCGGAGGAGCTATAATATCGGCTGCAAATCGTGCCAAAGATAAACTGTTCAGATTGGCTGCGCCTAAATTACGAGTGAAAACGAAAGATCTTGAGACATCTGATGGTTTGATACGAGTTAAAGAAGCTCCCAATAAATCCATAACATGGGGTGATGCTATTAAACCAAGTTCAGAGTTGGAAGTAGAGGGTAGTCTGAATGACCGTAGGAAAGCTACGCCTCCTGGTACCTCTTCACAATTTCCCATTACGGGAGATGACTATGTTGGACCTGGGAGTAATGATTATCTTACTGGAAAGGCATTAGGACCATACTATCGGCTTATTCGGCATATGAATTATATTGCAAGTGCTGTAGAAGTGATAATTAATAAAGAGACTGGAGAGCTTAAGTTGACAAAATTTATCGCTGGAAACGATGCGATACCAGTAAATCCTACATTGATGGAGGGGCAGATGATAGGGGGAGGATTGATGGCTATTGCTAATGCGATGTACGAGTATCCATACCACGACAAAGGAAGATACCTGGCAAAATCATTGATTGATTGGAAGTTACCTACAATACTAGATTTGCCAAAAGCTGGAGACTTCTATACAGCCATCACGCCAATATGGGGCGAATTCTTTGGAGCAGATTGGTGCAGAGTATCCTGCCCTTACGGTGCAAAGGGAGTAGGGGAAGGAACTGGTGCCGCAGCTATCCCAGCAATGATAGATGCAATCCATGATGCTTTGAAGGATCACGTCAAAAGGCCTGAGGATGCTTGGATTACAGAAACACCGGCAACGCCAGATAGAATATTGAATATTCTCAGAAAGTCGTAAAATAAGGAAAGCACAATTGAAAGCTTTGGATATACTCTAAAAGTTATTATCCTGATAATAATCAAGACTCCTATTTGTAATCTTTACCTTTCGTTCAATTCTTTTGTTTCAAAGTCTAAAGGAATTTGAAAGTAATGAAGTATTTAGAAACGAGTGGAGCAACAAGATTAGCTTTATTTATGCCATTTTTACAAGAGACAGGCAAGTACAGGATTACTATTAAAGCCATAAATCATGATAAGGTGACTAATGATTTAAATGGTAAGATCGAGCTTCAGATAAAACAAATGAGTCGCAAAAAACCTAGCGCCTCAACTATAGAAACCTATTTACTCGATATGATAAATGGCGAAGCAATTAAAGATGTCTTACTGTCAAATGAAAATGAATTTGTAACCTTAAAGGCTAAATGGATTAGTGGAAATACTCCTTATCAGTCGGCGCAATTGAGTTTTCTCATCGGAGGTCTTTCGAGTTAACATATATAGCGCAAACTAACTAATTGTTGTAGCGCGCGCGCTTCCCATGAAAGTTAGGGATTTGAAATCGAGATTGAAATCCCGCTCGGGGCTCCAAAATGATTAACATTTCAGTCATTAGAATAAGTCACATTTTTATTTTTAAGAAAAAATAATGAAGTCACAATAGCGATTATAATAGTAACTAAAAAAGAAAAGAATTCAGGTACAGGGTATGGGAAATTCATTTCACCCCATGTATCAGGTACTTTGTAATCAGAGTTTCTAGGCCATGCTAGAAATATATCATCCCTAATACCATGTATTTTTATTGCCCAAACGTTTGCTATAAATCCTACTTGATTAGTATCTAATGGGAAGGTTGACAAGGGTATTCTGAATTCATAGATGGGATGGGGTGAATTCGAATGTGGAGAGGGGCCAAATGACATATCTGCAATAAAGCCTTCAGGGAGTTCGTCTCTCCATACAAATTGGTATCCAATACCTATTTCCATCGAGGGCTTTCCCTCACATGGAAAATAAAATCTAAAGTCATCTTTCTGTGGTTTATCCCCAAGATTGTATTCTGTATCGAAAATTATAGCTGCACCGTCACCGCATACTAGAATCGGGTTCGATGTAAAATCTATAATAGCATAAAAATAGCTTTCATCATTTTTTATTCGTATCCAGCCTGTCACACTTTCGTCTTCATATACAGAAATCAAAGGAATTTCCTCCGCATCATCCCATTCGCTTTCTCCCCATACCCCGTTAATAATCACTTCTTTTACGGAGTGTGGACAATTCAATTCTTTTTGGGCACTTACTGTAGGGATAATTAATATGAGAATAATAGAAATGAAAAATAACGTTAAGATAGATCTCATCATTATTTCTACCATATATAACATCATTATAATTAATTTTTTTCAAGTTAATATTTCAATTAAATTCCTGAATTTTTTAATTTCATAATTTATGGTAATTCTGACGAACTAAAATTATCTTTTTTTAAAGAAAGAAACAAAAAATATGATTGAAACTATGATTTCTTTAACAAATTATGTTATGAAAAGGCTTAAGAGTGTAATGATCACTTAATAATTCAATCAAATAGACACTTGGAACTGGAGGAAATATTATGGTTAAATCTTGTCCACAGTGCGCAGCATCAAATAGAGATGATGCTACTTTCTGTTCAAGTTGTGGAGCATCTTTTGCAGTACCTACAGTGAAACCGGTGCCCTCAGTTAGAGTCGTTAGTCCAGCGGCACCCTCAACCGCAGTGAGAGTTCCACCTCCAGGCATGTGCTACTACCATCCAAGTTTACCAGCAGTATACGTTTGCAGCCGTTGTGGTCGAGCTATATGTCGTGATGACTCGCGTGCATATGGCGATCTCACTATGTGTCCACAATGCTATGCAGGTATATATCCAGTTGCCGCACCCGCACCAACTATGAGTTATGCACCGCCTCCACCGATGGCTTTACCGGCCCCTTGTCCGCCGCCAGGACCTATGCCAGGACCTATGCCTATGGCAGCAATGGGCCCACCCGGACCGCCTCCAATGGCAGGCCCTGGATTCCTACCGCCAAGACCTAGACCACTATGGGGATTCCTTTTGGCCTTAGTCGCAGGTATATTAACAATAATTTCTGGTGCAGCTGCAACAGCCCTTTTATATGCAAATCTAGCTATAGTTCCAGCTTGGTTAGTGGACTATTGGATGGTTCCGATGGGTATAGGCATTCTGTTAGGATTGGTTGTAGTCTTAGGCGCATTTTTGACATGGCAAGGATATTCTACGTTAGGTGGAATATTGACGTTCAT
This Candidatus Bathyarchaeota archaeon DNA region includes the following protein-coding sequences:
- a CDS encoding NADP-dependent malic enzyme, translating into MNLWNRKNVKVLINSQKNALEYHKLYKGKIEIMPKVPIKSAQDFSIWYTPGVAEPCKIIQENKDMVFECTNRWNTVAIISDCTRVLGLGDIGPEAGYPVMESKALLFKFLGGVDAIPICLGTNDQSKIVDVVKYIQPSFGGINLEDIEQPKCYRILERLKSELKIPVWHDDQQGTATIVLSALINSLKIIGKRTDNILVSMVGSGAANMAIAKLIAKAGVKLENIFMVDSKGILHPGRKKLRVSQPEKWKMCLKTNGEGRKGGTSDAMKGADVCIAFSRPDPGTITKKMVKSMNDDAIVFACANPVPEILPNDAKEAGARIVATGLSGLPNQINNSLGFPAIFRGVLDVRASKITDEMCMAAALELANAAEEEGLNENFIIPTMDSWEVYPREAVAVAEKAIEQGIAKIKKSRKELFDDAYSIIKNSREKSFLLIKSAQESARARS
- a CDS encoding Lrp/AsnC ligand binding domain-containing protein codes for the protein MLAAFVFISTELGEEKNLLKQLRSISNVKEAHIVYGVYDIVVKVEAETMDKLKEIVALKIRSLSDVRSTTTMTVAEGIWKHLHNVRYIPK
- a CDS encoding molybdopterin-dependent oxidoreductase → MVEAMGEKDKIINISINGKVYSLEVNARWTLLQLIRDKIGKPNAEEHRRGLLGTPEGCCLGECGACTVIANGKAILACQTLAIAADGWKVTTIEAEDPFLRSIQDSFKEYTAFQCGVCTPGFIMSANALLDKNPSPTEDEVREVISGNFCRCGSYDRIIKAVMSASSSPLPEDVNKHYVGRLEPFMENMEGQGYSGLRHMGKRIPDANAEAIVTGKVNYTHNIKLHGMLHAKFVRSPYASAIIKNIESAINNFKSKNKKLSSRVRIFTGTSPEFANKFFIDEPLLAFNEVYYNGEPVAIVVAESIEDAEDAVYAINKELEYEERKRVVIDVEEAASEMPSEVVHEPKLITSPFEPERPNVINCLYVRSGSYTDTNNTDTVSEAIFNENAGVFVVEKEFDLHADPHAPIVHPNAVADYSNGSLTVWLDVQNISTMPYFAADFADVPSDKFILKGPQICAGGYGGKNVGFPGFYAAILTKAMKRPVRVMFNKQESMLHASRPWIKTKIKIGAKKKKSTNAETGESIENGEFTGIEVTFYNGGPYARLSKVILERAREAITCTYNWGPKDKEPNIMLTGYTSYTNHCNIMPYRGIGSLEAHFPMETAINMLAEKMKIDPLKLRLNNLVKEGEITALNEKVRSMGAEPCFKKIQQMMKDEWGPKTKVKEPWVVGRGFAAANKYSQGMMVENKIILKLKTYEKIDKKFEVEIIADSIDIGQGMNTISRQFVAEAFNIPIENVTKVEADTSKTPYTSNSFSSSATVDCGGAIISAANRAKDKLFRLAAPKLRVKTKDLETSDGLIRVKEAPNKSITWGDAIKPSSELEVEGSLNDRRKATPPGTSSQFPITGDDYVGPGSNDYLTGKALGPYYRLIRHMNYIASAVEVIINKETGELKLTKFIAGNDAIPVNPTLMEGQMIGGGLMAIANAMYEYPYHDKGRYLAKSLIDWKLPTILDLPKAGDFYTAITPIWGEFFGADWCRVSCPYGAKGVGEGTGAAAIPAMIDAIHDALKDHVKRPEDAWITETPATPDRILNILRKS
- a CDS encoding zinc ribbon domain-containing protein — translated: MVKSCPQCAASNRDDATFCSSCGASFAVPTVKPVPSVRVVSPAAPSTAVRVPPPGMCYYHPSLPAVYVCSRCGRAICRDDSRAYGDLTMCPQCYAGIYPVAAPAPTMSYAPPPPMALPAPCPPPGPMPGPMPMAAMGPPGPPPMAGPGFLPPRPRPLWGFLLALVAGILTIISGAAATALLYANLAIVPAWLVDYWMVPMGIGILLGLVVVLGAFLTWQGYSTLGGILTFIFSLANIYLAILIVVPAVIFYAPIAIGIVALVFGLIGGLLGILSK